A single region of the Micropterus dolomieu isolate WLL.071019.BEF.003 ecotype Adirondacks linkage group LG18, ASM2129224v1, whole genome shotgun sequence genome encodes:
- the LOC123957012 gene encoding microtubule-associated protein 1B-like isoform X2, which yields MVNIWKEMKDVERKKESLKMSQHKKNENTRQRPLDPVKMENEAESVKDKETGSTSRLSNIRESDETDSSASSATSVTSEIASMFVEEILDQAMGNINELMQSISRWEAEEQPKSEADDKSSAACCSRQLQRFFSLRRVFAEHQGQTQEVTQEDMVSKMFSTPGTVAEAVTPKGVMEIIKKDKLVTAVDSSQDDEDVCKSSPAVSTQTSSDSERTDEKSSDRHGSKMYKKIKSVLRRSFRWRQKKKDHLEEKQDLDEASGSDSSDKEAGSPCPEETSPTDSMRSGEDLRDATKADLSSAPLERLGVDEEDVMPEKKPSKPSSKLSTTSSSPPAEHRKERSPVTEKDLYRDSTPGTVADKDVTPKGVMESFIEDNLVTEMDAKSKDIHLVRPGTPFLREMSFIKMDSPSQEDDKDVCKSSPTVSTQGPCDSDRTEEKSADRHGSKMYKKIKSIWKHSFRWRQKKTDHLEEQDSDEAGGSDSSDSSDMKPGSPRPEEKSPTGSMCSSEDIRDATKSDLYSVTLERVDEDVAPEEKPSKLSSKPSITSSSPPAEHHTEKSSVTDKDLYRDSTPGTVADKDVTPKGLTQSFIEDNLVTEMDAKSKDIHLVTPGSPILREMSFTKMDSPSQEDDKDVCKSSPTVSTQGPCDSERTEEKSADRHGSKMYKKIKSIWKHSFRSRQKKTDHLEEQDSDEAGGSDSSDSSDRKPGSPRPEEKSPTGSVCSSEDIRDATKADLYSVPLEMVDVEDEDVAPEEKPSKPSSKPSTTSSSPPSEHHTEWSSVTEKDLYRDSTPETVADKDVIPEGVTQSFIEDNLVTEMDAKSKDIHLARLGSPFRREMSFTKMDSPSQEEDKDGCKSSPTVSTQGPCDSDRTEEKSSDRHGSKMYKKIKSIWKHSFRWRQKKMNHLETDPDLDETGGSDSNDLKSGSPRPEEKSPTGSVCSSEDIRDATKADLYSVPLEMVDVEDEDVAPEEKPSKLSSKPSITSSSPPAEHHTEKSSVTDKDLYRDSTPGTVADKEVTHEGVTKSFIEDNLVTEMDAKSKDIHLVTPGSPFLREMSFIKMDSPSQEDDKDVCKSSPTVSTQGPCDSDRTEEKSADRHGSKMYKKIKSIWKHSFRWRQKKMNHLETDPDLDETGGSDSNDLKSGSPRPEEKSPTGSMCSSEDIRDATKSDQRSVPLEEVDKVDEDVAPEEKPSKLSSKPSITSSSPPAEHHTEKSSVTDKDLYRDSTPGTVADKEVTHEGVTKSFIEDNLVTEMDAKSKDIHLVRPGSPFLREMSFIKMDSPSQDDDKDVCKSSPTVSTQGPCDSDRTEEKSADRHGSKMYKKIMSIWKHSFRWRQKKTDHLEEQDSVEAGGSDSSDSSDRKPGSPRPEEKSPTGSMCSSEDIRDATKADLYSVPLELVDVEDEDVAPEEKPSKPSSKPSTTSSSPPSEHHTEWSSVTEKDLYRDSTPGTVADKDVTPEGVTQSFIEDNLVTEMDAKSKDIHLARPGSPFLREMSFTKMDSPSQEKEKDVCKSSPTVSTQGPCDSDRTEEKSADRHGSKMYKKIMSIWKHSFRWRQKKTDHLEEQDSVEAGGSDSSDSSDRKPGSPRPEEKSPTGSMCSSEDIRDATKADLYSVPLELVDVEDEDVAPEEKPSKPSSKPSTTSSSPPSEHHTEWSSVTEKDLYRDSTPGTVADKDVTPEGVTQSFIEDNLVTEMDAKSKDIHLARPGSPFLREMSFTKMDSPSQEKEKDVCKSSPTVSTQGPCDSDRTEEKSADRHGSKMYKKIKSIWKHSFRSRQKKMDHLETDPDLDEAGGSDNSDLKSGSPRPEEKSPTGSMYSSEDIRDATKSDLRSGPLEGVDVEDDDVTPEEKPSKPSSKPSTTSSSPPAEHHTERSSVTEKDINRDSTPGTVANKDVTPKGFMESINDNNLVTEMDATSKDTHLTKPGSRFPDDTSPTALMCCREDIRDTTKADLSSVPLELVDVEDEDITQVDHGEERSSDTKPSTTSSETEKDLYKDYFKGSQGDSSAAAEAQLTGLKNTLYTIIKGFFDNFTERQRSEMSNGVYNMDVKKKLVDFGTEVIRLIIEAITNMLSKPIDEFPPPYNMTKRGSAFSPVCGTETVGQNLPLQHFWENVTGQDNIQQSLKGSFGEAFTLAIVKSITDEVNPVLSETIQASLAGGTSNVHAATCCQFSTCGACKEMLAGVTQVMNSFLTGLGTASKKTIQTERTQKHSGHETKDDRVASAHHKKVHMKKSPCWSFGRKWRKNKVQPEAHLEEEVTDYRDSPLLFEMQNKDKKALSQDQAVQAKRPSLLKRFQLFYAPSMKM from the exons AATGAAAATACCAGACAACGCCCTCTGGATCCAGTTAAAATGGAGAATGAGGCAGAAAGTGTCAAAGATAAAGAGACAGGGTCAACATCAAGACTCTCTAACATCAGGGAAAGCGATGAGACGGATTCCTCTGCTTCCTCAGCCACATCAGTAACCTCCGAGATTGCTAGCATGTTCGTCGAGGAGATACTGGACCAGGCCATGGGAAATATTAATGAGCTAATGCAATCTATATCCAGGTGGGAAGCCGAGGAACAACCAAAGTCAGAGGCTGATGACAAATCCTCAGCGGCTTGTTGTTCTCGGCAGTTGCAAAGATTTTTTAGCCTCCGGAGAGTATTTGCCGAGCACCAAGGACAGACACAGGAAGTCACCCAGGAAGACATGGTTTCCAAGATGTTTTCAACACCAGGAACTGTGGCAGAGGCTGTTACACCAAAAGGTGTCATGGAGATAATCAAGAAGGACaaactggtcacagctgtagaCTCTTCTCAGGATGATGAAGATGTCTGTAAGTCCTCTCCAGCTGTCAGTACACAGACGTCTAGTGATTCTGAAAGAACAGATGAGAAATCTTCTGACAGACATGGCAGCAAGATGTATAAGAAGATCAAGTCTGTATTGAGGCGCAGCTTCCGAtggagacaaaagaaaaaggacCACCTCGAAGAAAAACAAGATTTGGATGAGGCTAGTGGGTCAGACAGCAGTGACAAGGAAGCTGGCTCTCCATGTCCTGAAGAGACATCTCCAACTGATTCAATGCGCTCCGGTGAGGACCTCAGGGATGCAACAAAAGCAGACCTAAGTTCTGCCCCCCTGGAACGGTTGGGTGTGGATGAAGAGGATGTCATGCCAGAAAAGAAACCATCAAAACCCTCCTCAAAACTATCTACCACCAGCTCATCACCACCAGCAGAGCATCGCAAGGAGAGGTCTCCAGTCACAGAGAAAGACCTGTACAGAGACTCCACCCCAGGAACTGTGGCAGATAAGGATGTCACACCCAAGGGTGTCATGGAGTCATTCATTGAGGACAACCTGGTCACAGAAATGGATGCAAAATCTAAAGACATTCATTTGGTAAGACCAGGAACTCCATTTCTTAGAGAGATGTCCTTCATCAAGATGGATTCACCTTCTCAGGAGGATGACAAAGATGTCTGTAAGTCCTCTCCGACTGTCAGTACACAGGGGCCTTGTGATTCTGACAGGACAGAAGAGAAATCTGCTGACAGACATGGCAGCAAGATGTATAAGAAGATCAAGTCCATATGGAAGCACAGCTTCAGATGGAGACAAAAGAAAACGGACCACCTCGAAGAACAAGATTCAGATGAGGCTGGTGGTTCAGACAGTTCAGACAGCAGTGACATGAAACCTGGATCTCCACGTCCTGAAGAGAAATCTCCCACTGGCTCAATGTGTTCCAGTGAGGACATCAGGGATGCAACAAAATCAGACCTCTACTCAGTTACTCTGGAACGG GTGGATGAGGATGTCGCTCCAGAAGAGAAGCCATCAAAACTCTCTTCAAAACCATCCATCACCAGCTCATCACCACCAGCAGAGCATCACACAGAGAAGTCTTCAGTCACAGACAAGGACCTGTACAGAGACTCCACCCCAGGAACTGTGGCAGATAAGGATGTCACACCCAAGGGTCTCACGCAGTCATTTATTGAGGACAACCTGGTCACAGAAATGGATGCAAAATCTAAAGACATTCATTTGGTAACACCAGGATCTCCAATTCTTAGAGAGATGTCCTTCACCAAGATGGATTCACCTTCTCAGGAGGATGACAAAGATGTCTGTAAGTCCTCTCCGACTGTCAGTACACAGGGGCCTTGTGATTCTGAAAGGACAGAGGAGAAATCTGCTGACAGACATGGCAGCAAGATGTATAAGAAGATCAAGTCCATATGGAAGCACAGCTTCAGATCGAGACAAAAGAAAACGGACCACCTTGAAGAACAAGATTCAGATGAGGCTGGTGGTTCAGACAGTTCAGACAGCAGTGACAGGAAACCTGGCTCTCCACGTCCTGAAGAGAAATCTCCCACTGGCTCAGTGTGTTCCAGTGAGGACATCAGGGATGCAACAAAAGCAGACCTCTACTCAGTTCCTCTGGAAATGGTGGATGTGGAGGATGAGGATGTCGCTCCAGAAGAGAAACCATCAAAACCCTCCTCAAAACCATCCACCACCAGCTCATCACCACCATCAGAGCATCACACAGAGTGGTCTTCAGTCACAGAGAAAGACCTGTACAGGGACTCAACCCCAGAAACTGTGGCAGATAAGGATGTGATACCCGAGGGTGTCACACAGTCATTTATTGAGGACAACCTGGTCACAGAAATGGATGCAAAATCTAAAGACATTCATTTGGCAAGACTAGGATCTCCATTTCGTAGAGAGATGTCCTTCACTAAGATGGATTCACCTTCTCAGGAGGAAGACAAAGATGGCTGTAAGTCCTCTCCGACTGTCAGTACACAGGGGCCTTGTGATTCTGACAGGACAGAGGAGAAATCTTCTGACAGACATGGCAGCAAGATGTATAAGAAGATCAAGTCCATATGGAAGCACAGCTTCAGATggagacaaaagaaaatgaacCATCTCGAAACAGACCCAGATTTGGATGAGACTGGTGGGTCAGACAGTAATGACTTGAAATCTGGCTCTCCACGTCCTGAAGAGAAATCTCCCACTGGCTCAGTGTGTTCCAGTGAGGACATCAGGGATGCAACAAAAGCAGACCTCTACTCAGTTCCTCTGGAAATGGTGGATGTGGAGGATGAGGATGTCGCTCCAGAAGAGAAACCATCAAAACTCTCTTCAAAACCATCCATCACCAGCTCATCACCACCAGCAGAGCATCACACAGAGAAGTCTTCAGTCACAGACAAGGACCTGTACAGAGACTCCACCCCAGGAACTGTGGCAGATAAGGAAGTCACACATGAGGGTGTCACGAAGTCATTTATTGAGGACAACCTGGTCACAGAAATGGATGCAAAATCTAAAGACATTCATTTGGTAACACCAGGATCTCCATTTCTTAGAGAGATGTCCTTCATCAAGATGGATTCACCTTCTCAGGAGGATGACAAAGATGTCTGTAAGTCCTCTCCGACTGTCAGTACACAAGGGCCTTGTGATTCTGACAGGACAGAAGAGAAATCTGCTGACAGACATGGCAGCAAGATGTATAAGAAGATCAAGTCCATATGGAAGCACAGCTTCAGATggagacaaaagaaaatgaacCACCTCGAAACAGACCCAGATTTGGATGAGACTGGTGGGTCAGACAGTAATGACTTGAAATCTGGCTCTCCACGTCCTGAAGAGAAATCTCCCACTGGCTCAATGTGTTCCAGTGAGGACATCAGGGATGCAACAAAATCAGACCAACGCTCAGTTCCTCTGGAAGAGGTGGATAAGGTGGATGAGGATGTCGCTCCAGAAGAGAAGCCATCAAAACTCTCTTCAAAACCATCCATCACCAGCTCATCACCACCAGCAGAGCATCACACAGAGAAGTCTTCAGTCACAGACAAGGACCTGTACAGAGACTCCACCCCAGGAACTGTGGCAGATAAGGAAGTCACACATGAGGGTGTCACGAAGTCATTTATTGAGGACAACCTGGTCACAGAAATGGATGCAAAATCTAAAGACATTCATTTGGTAAGACCAGGATCTCCATTTCTTAGGGAGATGTCCTTCATCAAGATGGATTCACCTTCTCAGGATGATGACAAAGACGTCTGTAAGTCCTCTCCGACTGTCAGTACACAGGGGCCTTGTGATTCTGACAGGACAGAAGAGAAATCTGCTGACAGACATGGCAGCAAGATGTATAAGAAGATCATGTCCATATGGAAGCACAGCTTCAGATGGAGACAAAAGAAAACGGACCACCTCGAAGAACAAGATTCAGTTGAGGCTGGTGGGTCAGACAGTTCAGACAGCAGTGACAGGAAACCTGGCTCTCCACGTCCTGAAGAGAAATCTCCCACTGGCTCAATGTGTTCCAGTGAGGACATCAGGGATGCAACAAAAGCAGACCTCTACTCAGTTCCTCTGGAACTGGTGGATGTGGAGGATGAGGATGTCGCTCCGGAAGAGAAACCATCAAAACCCTCCTCAAAACCATCCACCACCAGCTCATCACCACCATCAGAGCATCACACAGAGTGGTCTTCAGTCACAGAGAAAGACCTGTACAGGGACTCAACCCCAGGAACTGTGGCAGATAAGGATGTGACACCCGAGGGTGTCACGCAGTCATTCATTGAGGACAACCTGGTCACAGAAATGGATGCAAAATCTAAAGACATTCATTTGGCAAGACCAGGATCTCCATTTCTTAGAGAGATGTCCTTCACTAAGATGGATTCACCTTctcaggagaaagagaaagatgtcTGTAAGTCCTCTCCGACTGTCAGTACACAGGGGCCTTGTGATTCTGACAGGACAGAAGAGAAATCTGCTGACAGACATGGCAGCAAGATGTATAAGAAGATCATGTCCATATGGAAGCACAGCTTCAGATGGAGACAAAAGAAAACGGACCACCTCGAAGAACAAGATTCAGTTGAGGCTGGTGGGTCAGACAGTTCAGACAGCAGTGACAGGAAACCTGGCTCTCCACGTCCTGAAGAGAAATCTCCCACTGGCTCAATGTGTTCCAGTGAGGACATCAGGGATGCAACAAAAGCAGACCTCTACTCAGTTCCTCTGGAACTGGTGGATGTGGAGGATGAGGATGTCGCTCCGGAAGAGAAACCATCAAAACCCTCCTCAAAACCATCCACCACCAGCTCATCACCACCATCAGAGCATCACACAGAGTGGTCTTCAGTCACAGAGAAAGACCTGTACAGGGACTCAACCCCAGGAACTGTGGCAGATAAGGATGTGACACCCGAGGGTGTCACGCAGTCATTCATTGAGGACAACCTGGTCACAGAAATGGATGCAAAATCTAAAGACATTCATTTGGCAAGACCAGGATCTCCATTTCTTAGAGAGATGTCCTTCACTAAGATGGATTCACCTTctcaggagaaagagaaagatgtcTGTAAGTCCTCTCCGACTGTCAGTACACAGGGGCCTTGTGATTCTGACAGGACAGAAGAGAAATCTGCTGACAGACATGGCAGCAAGATGTATAAGAAGATCAAGTCCATATGGAAGCACAGCTTCAGATCGAGACAAAAGAAAATGGACCACCTCGAAACAGACCCAGATTTGGATGAGGCTGGTGGTTCAGACAACAGTGACTTGAAATCTGGCTCTCCACGTCCTGAAGAGAAATCTCCCACTGGCTCAATGTATTCCAGTGAGGATATCAGGGATGCAACAAAATCAGACCTACGCTCAGGTCCTCTGGAAGGGGTGGATGTGGAAGATGACGATGTCACTCCAGAAGAGAAACCATCAAAACCCTCCTCAAAACCATCCACCACCAGCTCATCACCACCAGCAGAGCATCACACAGAGAGGTCTTCAGTCACAGAGAAAGACATTAACAGGGACTCAACCCCAGGAACTGTGGCAAATAAGGATGTCACACCCAAGGGTTTCATGGAGTCAATCAATGACAACAACCTGGTCACAGAAATGGATGCAACATCTAAAGACACTCACTTGACAAAACCAGGATCTCGATTTCCTGATGACACGTCTCCCACTGCCTTAATGTGCTGTAGGGAGGACATAAGGGATACGACAAAAGCAGACCTAAGCTCTGTCCCTCTGGAACTTGTGGATGTTGAGGATGAGGACATCACACAAGTAGATCATGGCGAAGAAAGGTCTTCAGACACAAAACCATCCACCACCAgctcagaaacagagaaagaccTGTACAAAGACTATTTTAAAGGTTCTCAAGGGGACAGCAGCGCAGCAGCAGAAGCTCAGCTCACTGGCCTGAAAAACACCTTGTACACCATAATCAAGGGATTCTTTGACAATTTTACTGAAAG GCAGCGGAGCGAAATGAGCAACGGTGTTTATAACATGGACGTGAAGAAGAAACTGGTTGACTTTGGTACAGAGGTTATCAGGCTCATAATAGAGGCGATCACCAATATGCTATCAAAACCCATTGATGAATTTCCTCCTCCATACAATATGACTAAGAGAGGTTCTGCCTTTTCCCCTGTATGTGGGACAGAGACTGTTGGTCAGAACTTGCCCTTACAGCATTTCTGGGAGAATGTGACAGGACAGGATAACATCCAGCAGAGTTTGAAAGGTTCCTTTGGCGAGGCTTTCACGTTGGCCATTGTGAAATCGATCACAGATGAAGTCAACCCTGTTTTGTCAGAGACGATACAAGCCTCACTGGCTGGAGGAACTTCCAATGTCCATGCTGCTACCTGCTGCCAGTTCTCAACTTGTGGAGCATGCAAGGAGATGTTGGCAGGAGTTACCCAGGTAATGAATTCTTTCCTCACAGGTCTAGGTACTGCAAGTAAGAAGACAATTCAGACTGAAAGGACACAGAAACACTCTGGTCATGAGACTAAAGATGACAGAGTGGCCAGTGCACATCACAAAAAAGTTCACATGAAGAAATCGCCATGTTGGAGCTTTGGGCGGAAATGGCGGAAGAATAAGGTCCAGCCAGAGGCTCATCTGGAGGAGGAAGTCACAGATTACCGAGATAGCCCACTGCTGTTCGAAATGCAGAACAAG GACAAGAAGGCGTTATCTCAAGATCAGGCTGTCCAGGCCAAAAGGCCTTCTTTGCTAAAGAGATTCCAGCTGTTCTATGCTCCTTCAATGAAGATGTGA